One window from the genome of Paenibacillus azoreducens encodes:
- a CDS encoding futalosine hydrolase has protein sequence MKSDLDTVFGGQDARSSRSDGRILIMTAVEAEQQAVLRGIGDSNLFDVRLAGFGPASAAARTAAELAKSAYSLVISAGIGGGFAGKAEVGSTVVADRIIAADLGAETPDGFLSVDELGFGSSVIVSEPNLTQTLINAMLAAGIAVSRGSILTVTTGTGSAETTAALSARISDAAAEGMEGFGVATAAKLWDLPVLEIRTISNVVGPRDREAWRMKEAFAALEAAGNILRRVFAK, from the coding sequence CCGTATTTGGCGGGCAAGATGCCCGCAGCTCCCGTTCAGACGGGCGAATTCTCATCATGACGGCGGTCGAAGCGGAACAGCAGGCCGTCTTGCGCGGAATCGGGGATTCGAATCTGTTCGATGTGCGTCTGGCCGGCTTTGGCCCGGCTTCGGCCGCGGCCCGGACTGCAGCCGAGCTTGCAAAATCCGCATACAGTCTTGTCATCAGCGCAGGCATCGGCGGGGGTTTTGCAGGCAAAGCAGAAGTAGGTTCGACCGTCGTTGCCGACCGGATTATCGCCGCCGATCTGGGTGCGGAAACGCCGGATGGATTCCTCAGCGTGGACGAGCTTGGCTTCGGCAGTTCCGTTATCGTCTCTGAGCCGAATCTGACGCAAACGTTAATCAATGCGATGCTAGCCGCCGGAATTGCCGTTAGCCGCGGTTCTATCCTGACCGTAACGACCGGAACTGGCTCCGCGGAAACGACCGCCGCCTTATCCGCAAGAATCAGCGATGCGGCTGCCGAAGGCATGGAAGGCTTCGGGGTCGCAACCGCGGCGAAGCTTTGGGATCTGCCCGTGCTTGAAATCCGGACGATTTCCAACGTCGTCGGACCAAGGGACCGGGAGGCTTGGCGCATGAAAGAGGCTTTTGCGGCGCTTGAAGCCGCCGGAAACATTTTAAGGAGGGTATTT